The proteins below come from a single Shinella zoogloeoides genomic window:
- a CDS encoding alpha/beta fold hydrolase produces MLDMDDELLDFEKHGTPLLPVSAREGFVENDGARIWHAVYGSGPAVVLLHGGLGHAGNWANQVPALVAAGRSVLVVDSRGHGRSTRDAGPFSYVRMANDVLAVMDHLNLDKVSLVGWSDGACTALILADLHPERVAGVFFFACNMDPSGTLDVQPSPLLDRCFARHRIDYRALSATPDEFDAFVADVSRMMQSEPNYTVDQLAGIRVPVTVAIGENDEFIRQEHMAYLARSIPAGQLVVLPDVSHFAPLQRPDLFNREVLRFLAETG; encoded by the coding sequence ATGCTTGATATGGATGACGAACTGCTGGATTTCGAGAAGCACGGTACGCCGCTGCTGCCCGTTTCGGCCCGGGAGGGCTTCGTCGAAAACGACGGCGCGCGCATCTGGCATGCGGTTTACGGAAGCGGGCCGGCGGTCGTTCTGCTCCATGGCGGACTCGGCCACGCCGGCAATTGGGCCAACCAGGTGCCCGCTCTCGTTGCGGCCGGGCGCTCGGTGTTGGTCGTCGACAGTCGGGGGCACGGGCGCAGCACGCGTGATGCCGGGCCGTTCAGCTATGTGCGCATGGCAAATGACGTGTTGGCGGTGATGGACCATCTCAATCTAGACAAGGTTAGCCTCGTCGGCTGGAGCGACGGCGCCTGCACGGCGCTGATCCTGGCCGACCTGCATCCGGAACGGGTTGCCGGCGTCTTCTTTTTCGCCTGCAACATGGACCCGAGCGGCACGCTCGACGTTCAGCCGTCCCCGCTGCTCGACCGTTGCTTCGCCCGGCACAGGATCGACTATCGGGCGCTTTCCGCGACGCCGGACGAGTTCGACGCCTTCGTGGCGGATGTCTCCCGCATGATGCAGAGCGAGCCGAACTACACGGTCGATCAGCTTGCCGGCATCCGTGTGCCGGTCACGGTCGCGATCGGCGAGAACGACGAATTCATCCGGCAGGAGCATATGGCCTATCTCGCGCGCAGCATTCCCGCCGGCCAGTTGGTCGTGCTTCCTGACGTCAGCCATTTCGCACCCTTGCAGCGGCCGGACCTCTTCAACCGCGAAGTCCTGCGCTTCCTCGCGGAAACCGGCTAG
- a CDS encoding cytochrome c oxidase subunit 3 has protein sequence MATIDDMDMAVGKAEGGEADSLLLWILVWSELAAFGALLVAFMVMTVMDTDGAALLRSHLHPGLAALNTVLLVFSGWQAALAVRRGDDGVRRPLVIAALGGFAFVAVKVVEYAIELRSGIGAAGGLTELYFLVTGFHLLHVLFGAGILLLVAWRPSRANVLMIATLWHAIDLVWLVMFPIVYLT, from the coding sequence ATGGCGACGATAGACGACATGGACATGGCGGTCGGGAAGGCCGAGGGCGGGGAAGCGGATTCCCTCTTGCTCTGGATTCTGGTGTGGAGCGAGCTTGCGGCCTTCGGCGCACTGCTCGTCGCCTTCATGGTGATGACCGTGATGGACACCGATGGCGCCGCGCTGCTTCGCTCGCATCTTCATCCGGGGCTTGCCGCCCTCAACACCGTTCTTCTCGTCTTCAGCGGCTGGCAGGCGGCGCTTGCGGTTCGCCGCGGTGACGACGGCGTCCGCCGCCCGCTCGTCATTGCAGCGCTGGGCGGCTTTGCCTTCGTGGCCGTCAAGGTCGTCGAGTATGCCATCGAGCTCCGCTCCGGCATCGGCGCGGCCGGGGGGCTGACGGAACTCTATTTCCTCGTCACCGGCTTCCACCTGCTGCATGTGCTGTTCGGCGCCGGCATTCTCCTGCTCGTCGCCTGGCGGCCGTCGCGCGCCAATGTCTTGATGATCGCGACGCTTTGGCATGCGATCGATCTTGTCTGGCTCGTGATGTTCCCGATCGTCTATCTCACCTGA
- a CDS encoding cytochrome C oxidase subunit IV family protein: MTRQAREQFVATLAMLLTLAVGGAFVGGLSGGLLVPVAAVLVMAYAKGRLVILDFMDLRPSHGVLRSALLAWPAALLSLALVRAVAVALIG, encoded by the coding sequence ATGACCCGACAGGCCCGCGAACAGTTCGTCGCCACGCTCGCCATGCTGCTGACGCTCGCCGTCGGCGGCGCCTTCGTCGGGGGGCTCAGCGGTGGGTTGCTGGTGCCGGTCGCGGCCGTGCTCGTCATGGCCTATGCCAAGGGCCGCCTCGTCATCCTCGACTTCATGGATTTGAGGCCGAGCCATGGCGTCCTGCGCTCCGCGCTGCTCGCCTGGCCGGCGGCCTTGCTGTCGCTTGCGCTCGTCCGCGCCGTCGCCGTCGCGCTGATCGGCTGA
- a CDS encoding c-type cytochrome → MAERLTKTGARNVFYGGSIFFFAIFVGLTAHSHYYIRTSSTDETTLTDSVARGKHVWEKNACINCHTLLGEGAYFAPELGNVWKRYGGVDDPEGAREALKAWMAAQPSGAEGRRQMPQFNLTEQELNDLADFLEWTSRIMTQNWPPNDAG, encoded by the coding sequence ATGGCAGAGCGCCTAACCAAGACCGGGGCCCGCAACGTCTTCTATGGCGGGTCCATCTTCTTCTTCGCGATCTTCGTGGGGCTTACGGCCCACTCTCACTACTACATCAGGACGTCCTCCACCGACGAGACGACGCTCACCGACAGCGTCGCGCGCGGCAAGCATGTCTGGGAGAAGAACGCCTGCATCAACTGCCACACCTTGCTGGGCGAGGGCGCCTATTTCGCGCCCGAGCTCGGCAATGTCTGGAAGCGTTATGGCGGCGTCGACGACCCCGAGGGCGCGCGCGAGGCGCTGAAGGCCTGGATGGCCGCGCAGCCGAGCGGGGCGGAGGGCCGGCGGCAGATGCCGCAGTTCAACCTCACCGAACAGGAACTCAACGATCTCGCTGATTTCCTCGAATGGACGAGCCGGATCATGACCCAGAACTGGCCGCCGAACGATGCCGGCTGA
- a CDS encoding nitric-oxide reductase large subunit → MKYQTQKVAMLYFYGALGLFLAQVLFGVVAGTIYVLPNTLSELLPFNIVRMIHTNALVVWLLMGFMGATYYMIPEETETELFSPKLAVLQFWMFFVAAGLTVVGYMFRIHEGREFLEQTFIAKVGIVVVVLMFLFNITMTALKGRKTTVINILLFGLWGLAIFFLFAFYNPINLALDKMYWWYVIHLWVEGVWELIMASVLAFLMIKLNGIDREVVEKWLYVIVGLALFSGILGTGHHYYWIGAPGYWQWIGSLFSTLEVAPFFTMVIFTFVMTWKAGRNHPNKAALLWSIGCSVMAFFGAGVWGFLHTLSSVNYYTHGTQVTAAHGHLAFFGAYVMLNLAMMAYAIPEIRGRAPFNQWLSIASFWIMCTAMSVMTFALTFAGVVQVHLQRVLGENFMDVQDQLALFYWVRLGSGVAVLLSALMFVWAVLVPGRERRDSLTQLVQPAE, encoded by the coding sequence ATGAAATATCAAACGCAAAAGGTCGCGATGCTGTATTTCTACGGTGCGCTCGGCCTCTTCCTCGCCCAGGTCCTCTTCGGCGTCGTGGCCGGCACGATCTACGTGCTGCCCAACACGCTTTCCGAGCTCCTGCCGTTCAACATCGTGCGCATGATTCATACCAATGCGCTCGTCGTCTGGCTGCTCATGGGCTTCATGGGCGCGACCTACTACATGATCCCGGAGGAGACCGAGACGGAGCTGTTCAGCCCGAAGCTCGCCGTTCTCCAGTTCTGGATGTTCTTCGTGGCTGCGGGCCTGACGGTCGTCGGCTACATGTTCCGCATCCATGAGGGGCGGGAATTCCTCGAGCAGACCTTCATCGCCAAGGTCGGCATCGTCGTCGTCGTCCTGATGTTCCTCTTCAACATCACCATGACTGCGCTGAAGGGTCGCAAGACCACGGTCATCAACATCCTGCTCTTCGGCCTGTGGGGCCTGGCGATCTTCTTCCTCTTCGCCTTCTACAACCCGATCAACCTGGCGCTCGACAAGATGTACTGGTGGTACGTCATCCACCTGTGGGTCGAGGGCGTCTGGGAGCTGATCATGGCCTCCGTGCTCGCCTTCCTGATGATCAAGCTCAACGGCATCGACCGCGAGGTCGTGGAGAAATGGCTCTACGTCATCGTTGGCCTCGCGCTCTTCTCGGGCATCCTCGGCACGGGCCACCACTATTACTGGATCGGCGCGCCGGGCTACTGGCAGTGGATCGGCTCGCTGTTCTCCACGCTGGAAGTGGCGCCCTTCTTCACCATGGTCATCTTCACCTTCGTGATGACCTGGAAGGCCGGCCGCAACCATCCGAACAAGGCGGCGCTGCTGTGGTCGATCGGCTGCTCGGTGATGGCCTTTTTCGGCGCTGGCGTCTGGGGCTTCCTGCACACGCTGTCGTCGGTGAACTACTACACCCACGGCACCCAGGTCACCGCCGCGCACGGGCACCTCGCCTTCTTCGGCGCCTATGTGATGCTGAACCTTGCCATGATGGCCTACGCCATCCCGGAAATCCGCGGCCGGGCGCCGTTCAACCAGTGGCTCTCGATCGCGAGCTTCTGGATCATGTGCACGGCCATGTCGGTGATGACCTTCGCGCTCACCTTCGCCGGTGTCGTGCAGGTGCATCTCCAGCGCGTGCTCGGCGAGAACTTCATGGACGTCCAGGACCAGCTCGCGCTGTTCTACTGGGTGCGTCTCGGCTCGGGTGTCGCTGTCCTCCTCTCGGCACTGATGTTCGTCTGGGCCGTGCTCGTGCCCGGCCGGGAACGGCGCGACAGCCTTACCCAGCTGGTCCAGCCGGCCGAGTGA
- a CDS encoding CbbQ/NirQ/NorQ/GpvN family protein, producing MNVMLKASRAEIPAYSPSGNECALFETAWTRQLPLLLKGPTGCGKTRFVSHMAARLGLPLSTVSCHDDLSAADLTGRYLLKGGDTVWVDGPLTRAVREGGVCYLDEIVEARKDVAVVLHPLTDDRRILPLERTGEVLEAPAGFMLVVSYNPGYQNLLKALKPSTRQRFVAIEFDFLPKSAEIAVVATESGLDEARVAPLVELAHRLRALKGHDLEEGVSTRLLVYCACLIDSGMTIREAVRAAMIEPLTDEPDVRAALLEIADALIR from the coding sequence ATGAACGTCATGCTCAAGGCGTCGCGCGCCGAAATTCCCGCCTACAGCCCCTCCGGCAATGAATGCGCCCTGTTCGAGACGGCCTGGACGCGGCAGCTTCCGCTGCTGCTGAAAGGCCCGACGGGCTGCGGCAAGACGCGCTTCGTCAGTCACATGGCCGCAAGGCTCGGCCTGCCGCTTTCCACCGTCTCCTGCCACGACGACCTGTCCGCCGCCGACCTCACCGGCCGCTACCTCCTGAAGGGCGGCGACACGGTCTGGGTCGACGGCCCGCTGACGCGCGCGGTGCGCGAAGGGGGCGTGTGCTATCTCGACGAGATCGTCGAGGCGCGCAAGGACGTCGCCGTCGTGCTGCATCCGCTCACCGACGACCGGCGCATCCTGCCGCTGGAGCGCACCGGCGAAGTGCTGGAAGCCCCGGCCGGCTTCATGCTCGTCGTCTCCTACAATCCCGGCTACCAGAATCTCCTGAAGGCGCTGAAGCCTTCGACGCGCCAGCGCTTCGTCGCCATCGAGTTCGATTTTCTGCCAAAGAGTGCGGAGATCGCCGTCGTCGCAACGGAAAGCGGGCTGGACGAGGCGCGCGTCGCACCGCTCGTCGAACTCGCTCATCGGCTTCGCGCTCTCAAAGGCCACGACCTGGAAGAGGGCGTATCGACGCGCCTTCTCGTCTATTGCGCCTGCCTTATCGACAGCGGCATGACGATTCGCGAGGCCGTGCGCGCCGCGATGATCGAACCGCTCACCGACGAGCCGGACGTCCGCGCCGCCCTCCTCGAAATCGCCGACGCGCTGATCCGCTGA
- a CDS encoding nitric oxide reductase activation protein NorD — MLDFLELEETVGRAWHRLVGNTATWPRHPDHAVRLEDVRPVLAVCFRGFGGEGAVQIAPARGRTSTHRLRLRQRMGLGEEKLVQPGRDHATLMLPGEIALFADRGLNRDLYIWLAAAMAVMPLDQVTHDDPLQRDLAILARAETTAKAILATFPGLARRYRRLCAATLEARRRRPLPTIERHVENRILSLLKKGAGLADDTLPVIFPHRAPPGYLPMLPMPLWPDALLRKEGEGRGEEDQPATGSDQQASEIGRHVALREKAENRKNERSPFILNRFEKILAMAEMVNVDRPGDDSDDHDSSAADELDDMTLGERKGRPAARFHFDLDLPPEALDRTRLTGEFTYPEWDYRTASYLPDHCRVLASPAPDTATVPQADPDTKSLIRRVRRQFEVLRPRHEMLRAQLDGAELDLDAVVRARSDLAAGGQGSDRIHLMSRPQAHDLAVTILVDVSLSTDAWFDNRRVLDVEKEALTVLAHGLAACGDRHSILTFTSRRRSWVRVETVKDFGEPMGHGVEARIAALKPGFYTRIGPAIRHAAAKLREQPNRRKLLLLLTDGKPNDVDHYEGRFALEDSRRAVTEARRTGVSVFGVTVDREAQAYVPAIFGRNGYAIVSNIARLPAALPAIYRGLVG; from the coding sequence ATGCTGGATTTCCTGGAACTGGAGGAAACCGTCGGCCGCGCCTGGCACAGGCTCGTCGGCAACACGGCCACCTGGCCACGCCATCCGGACCATGCCGTCCGGCTGGAAGATGTTCGACCGGTGCTCGCCGTCTGCTTTCGCGGTTTTGGCGGGGAGGGCGCGGTTCAGATCGCGCCGGCGCGCGGGCGCACCTCGACGCATCGCCTCAGGCTGCGCCAGCGCATGGGGCTCGGGGAGGAGAAGCTTGTGCAGCCCGGCCGTGACCACGCGACGCTGATGCTGCCGGGCGAGATCGCGCTCTTCGCAGATCGCGGCCTCAATCGGGACCTCTATATCTGGCTGGCCGCGGCCATGGCCGTCATGCCGCTCGATCAGGTGACACATGACGACCCGCTCCAGCGCGACCTTGCCATCCTGGCGCGGGCGGAGACGACCGCGAAAGCGATCCTCGCCACCTTTCCGGGCCTCGCCCGACGCTACAGGCGGCTTTGCGCTGCGACGCTGGAGGCGCGCCGCCGACGGCCGCTGCCAACCATCGAGCGCCATGTCGAGAACCGTATCCTCAGCCTCCTGAAAAAGGGCGCGGGGCTGGCGGACGATACGCTGCCTGTCATCTTCCCGCACCGTGCGCCGCCCGGCTACCTGCCCATGCTGCCCATGCCGCTCTGGCCCGATGCGCTTTTGCGCAAGGAAGGCGAAGGGCGTGGGGAGGAGGACCAGCCGGCGACCGGGAGCGATCAGCAGGCGTCGGAGATCGGCCGGCATGTCGCGCTGCGCGAGAAGGCGGAGAACCGCAAGAACGAGCGCAGCCCCTTCATCCTCAACCGCTTCGAGAAAATCCTTGCCATGGCCGAGATGGTCAATGTCGACCGCCCCGGCGACGACAGCGACGATCACGATTCAAGTGCCGCCGACGAGCTGGACGATATGACGCTCGGCGAGCGCAAGGGGCGTCCCGCCGCGCGCTTCCACTTCGATCTCGACCTTCCGCCGGAAGCCCTCGACCGCACGCGGCTGACCGGCGAATTTACCTATCCGGAATGGGACTACCGTACGGCGAGCTACCTGCCGGACCATTGCCGCGTGCTCGCCTCGCCGGCGCCGGACACCGCCACGGTGCCGCAGGCCGACCCGGACACGAAGAGCCTCATCCGCCGGGTGCGCCGCCAGTTCGAGGTGCTGCGCCCGCGCCATGAAATGCTGCGCGCGCAGCTCGACGGGGCGGAACTCGACCTCGATGCGGTGGTGCGCGCGCGCAGCGATCTTGCCGCCGGCGGGCAGGGCAGCGATCGCATCCATTTGATGAGCCGGCCGCAGGCGCACGACCTCGCCGTCACCATCCTCGTCGACGTCTCGCTCTCCACCGACGCCTGGTTCGACAACCGCCGTGTGCTCGATGTCGAGAAGGAAGCGCTGACGGTGCTCGCCCATGGGCTTGCCGCCTGCGGTGACCGCCATTCGATCCTCACCTTCACCTCCCGTCGCCGCTCCTGGGTGCGCGTCGAGACGGTCAAGGATTTCGGCGAGCCGATGGGGCATGGCGTCGAGGCGCGCATCGCGGCGTTGAAGCCCGGCTTCTACACCCGCATCGGCCCGGCGATCCGCCATGCGGCGGCGAAACTGCGCGAGCAGCCGAATCGCCGCAAGTTGCTGTTGCTCCTCACCGATGGCAAGCCGAATGACGTGGACCACTATGAGGGCCGCTTCGCGCTGGAGGATAGCCGCCGCGCCGTTACGGAAGCGCGCCGGACGGGCGTCAGCGTGTTCGGGGTGACGGTCGACCGGGAGGCACAGGCCTATGTGCCGGCGATCTTCGGCCGCAACGGCTACGCCATCGTCAGCAACATCGCCCGGCTGCCTGCGGCGCTGCCGGCGATCTATCGTGGTCTTGTGGGATAG
- the hemN gene encoding oxygen-independent coproporphyrinogen III oxidase, giving the protein MQQALIEKYGEARLPRYTSYPTAPGFSPTVGTGTYGDWLSAIRPGADASLYLHIPFCRSMCWYCGCHTTITQRDEPILDYIDMLRREIGLVSDKVGGRPNIRHVHFGGGTPTIMQPEEFRDLIGLMRARFAFTAGMEIAVEIDPRTLTPEMAAALGDAGVTRASLGVQSFDPVVQKAINRIQSEAQTADAVTRLRKAGVEGINFDLIYGLPHQTVQSCIDTARAAVAMRPERFAVFGYAHIPSFKKHQRLIDERALPDAAMRIEQAEAIAETLAASGYVRIGLDHYALPGDGLALAARRGRLHRNFQGYTTDACTTLIGFGASAIGRTPEGYIQNEVPPGLYAQRVASGRLATVKGYRLTAEDRLRAEIIERLMCDFRVDVATIAVRHGFDAAPLVEGNARLAALKEDGAIDISGGTVTVRQDHRFIIRAVAAAFDAYIDQSARTHSKAA; this is encoded by the coding sequence ATGCAACAGGCCCTGATCGAAAAATATGGCGAGGCGCGCTTGCCGCGCTATACGAGCTATCCGACGGCACCGGGCTTTTCGCCCACCGTCGGCACCGGCACCTATGGCGACTGGCTCTCGGCCATCAGGCCGGGCGCGGACGCCTCGCTCTACCTGCACATCCCGTTCTGCCGCTCCATGTGCTGGTATTGCGGCTGTCACACGACGATCACCCAGCGCGACGAGCCGATCCTCGACTATATCGACATGCTGCGCAGGGAAATCGGCCTCGTTTCCGACAAGGTCGGCGGCCGGCCGAACATCCGCCATGTGCATTTTGGCGGCGGCACGCCGACCATCATGCAGCCGGAGGAGTTCCGCGACCTCATCGGCCTGATGCGCGCCCGCTTCGCCTTCACGGCGGGCATGGAGATTGCCGTCGAGATCGACCCGCGAACCCTCACGCCGGAGATGGCCGCAGCGCTCGGCGATGCGGGCGTCACCCGTGCAAGCCTTGGCGTGCAGAGCTTCGATCCCGTCGTGCAGAAGGCGATCAACCGCATCCAGAGCGAGGCACAGACGGCCGACGCCGTGACGCGGCTGCGCAAGGCCGGGGTGGAGGGCATCAATTTCGACCTGATCTACGGCCTGCCGCACCAGACGGTCCAGTCGTGCATAGACACGGCAAGGGCGGCGGTCGCCATGCGGCCGGAGCGCTTCGCGGTCTTCGGCTACGCCCATATCCCCTCCTTCAAGAAGCACCAGCGGCTGATCGACGAACGCGCCCTTCCGGATGCGGCCATGCGCATCGAGCAGGCCGAGGCCATCGCCGAAACGCTTGCCGCGAGCGGCTATGTCCGCATCGGGCTCGATCACTACGCCCTGCCCGGCGACGGCCTTGCGCTTGCCGCGCGGCGCGGCCGGCTGCACCGCAATTTCCAGGGCTATACGACGGATGCCTGCACCACCCTCATCGGCTTCGGCGCCTCGGCCATCGGCCGCACGCCGGAAGGCTATATCCAGAACGAGGTGCCGCCGGGTCTCTATGCCCAGCGCGTCGCCTCCGGCCGGCTGGCGACCGTCAAGGGATACCGGCTGACGGCGGAGGACCGGCTGCGCGCCGAGATCATCGAGCGGCTGATGTGCGACTTCCGCGTCGATGTCGCTACCATTGCCGTGCGCCACGGCTTCGATGCCGCGCCGCTTGTCGAGGGCAATGCGCGGCTGGCGGCCCTGAAGGAGGACGGAGCGATCGATATCAGCGGCGGCACCGTCACCGTGCGACAGGACCACCGCTTCATCATCCGCGCCGTCGCGGCTGCCTTCGACGCCTATATCGACCAGTCGGCCCGCACGCACAGCAAGGCCGCCTGA
- a CDS encoding DUF2249 domain-containing protein, which translates to MTEQHQEKPSIDVRVIPPRERHPRIFGMLGALLPGKSMLITSDHDPRPLHYQLETNFPGQFGWDYLEQGPEVWRVEIDRLEDGGCDCCCGSDH; encoded by the coding sequence ATGACTGAACAACATCAGGAAAAACCCTCCATCGACGTCCGCGTCATCCCCCCGCGCGAGCGCCATCCGCGCATCTTCGGCATGCTGGGCGCGCTCCTGCCCGGAAAATCCATGCTGATCACCAGCGACCACGATCCGCGTCCGCTGCACTACCAGCTAGAAACGAACTTCCCGGGCCAGTTCGGCTGGGACTATCTCGAGCAGGGGCCGGAGGTCTGGCGTGTCGAGATCGACCGGCTGGAAGACGGCGGCTGCGACTGCTGCTGCGGCTCCGACCACTAG